The following proteins are encoded in a genomic region of Musa acuminata AAA Group cultivar baxijiao chromosome BXJ2-11, Cavendish_Baxijiao_AAA, whole genome shotgun sequence:
- the LOC135627458 gene encoding sigma factor binding protein 1, chloroplastic-like — MGRPSVHQKSPEQAKAKATKKKKPIKVVYISNPMRVTTSAAQFRGLVQKLTGRDSNVADMAIACSPTGGPSADCEGMTPRDLSSGSGALGPCKGAVATPFEMLDDDGFSSQMLEDLSGFPPWPSLCCESSVGGFWRLGQV, encoded by the coding sequence ATGGGGAGGCCGAGCGTCCACCAGAAGAGCCCCGAGCAAGCCAAGGCCAaggcgacgaagaagaagaagcccaTCAAGGTGGTGTACATCTCCAACCCCATGAGGGTCACCACGAGCGCCGCCCAGTTCCGGGGCCTCGTGCAGAAGCTCACCGGCCGGGACTCCAACGTCGCCGACATGGCCATCGCGTGCTCGCCGACAGGTGGACCCTCCGCGGACTGTGAGGGCATGACGCCGCGAGATCTGAGCTCGGGCTCGGGTGCGCTCGGTCCGTGTAAGGGCGCGGTGGCGACGCCGTTTGAGATGTTGGATGATGACGGCTTCTCCTCGCAGATGTTAGAGGACTTGTCGGGGTTCCCACCGTGGCCGTCGCTGTGTTGTGAGTCTTCGGTGGGTGGATTCTGGAGACTCGGTCAAGTGTGA
- the LOC135627305 gene encoding calmodulin, whose protein sequence is MAEQLTDEQISEFKEAFSLFDKDGDGCITTKELGTVMRSLGQNPTEAELQDMINEVDADGNGTIDFPEFLNLMARKMKDTDSEEELKEAFRVFDKDQNGFISAAELRHVMTNLGEKLTDEEVDEMIREADVDGDGQINYEEFVKVMMAK, encoded by the exons ATGGCGGAGCAGCTCACCGACGAGCAGATCTCCGAGTTCAAGGAGGCCTTCAGCTTGTTCGACAAGGATGGGGATG GTTGCATCACCACTAAGGAGCTCGGAACTGTGATGCGCTCATTGGGTCAGAACCCCACGGAAGCAGAGCTACAGGACATGATAAATGAGGTCGATGCAGATGGTAATGGAACGATCGACTTTCCTGAGTTTCTCAATTTAATGGCTCGTAAGATGAAGGACACCGACTCTGAGGAGGAGCTGAAGGAGGCCTTCCGTGTTTTCGACAAGGACCAGAATGGTTTCATCTCCGCAGCGGAGTTGCGTCATGTCATGACCAACCTTGGCGAGAAGCTGACAGATGAGGAAGTTGATGAGATGATCCGTGAAGCTGATGTCGATGGAGATGGTCAGATCAACTATGAGGAGTTTGTCAAAGTCATGATGGCAAAATGA